Proteins from a single region of Esox lucius isolate fEsoLuc1 chromosome 13, fEsoLuc1.pri, whole genome shotgun sequence:
- the fancg gene encoding Fanconi anemia group G protein isoform X2, which produces MAVMSYESDTCLLDRWTEENNAIVNKWKQHNDKGDCVEQGSRLLKSCYEASLQLLQMIQGVPAVHDRVQLELAVVYNFCMFSFSQTQLTEAEILLTHSLERALGAEGCDGPPPSNPPVFWRVVLESLGPMSSLCSSLLQLLCVQWAFWLSTVRLGHILELQGELLSLFEGLGLDERDDTRKAGEEGLETSAVRPALVIHPRELKDLLHICTVIAQGAELLCEGRWSEALTILQRDPSPLTPRDLFAQIHTLTGLCLSSMGHPHSALQCFRKALETDVRCVSALQQSVLVYRQLGNTQAEIQALRLLHSVLMLPPASQPTVASGPLIAPAILLPGQSLSSLLSVPSALSVLHCLAQKCVLHGSVSEGVEHYLDLLAALQSDQQMSQVLSEAPSLPRLPELYLETGSSLLMAQRPDDCLVLCDEVISKTVDLLPERLRLEEPLEDPMEESGHDSADRLGLVLWCGAAYLLQAHCYSHLKDWKQAVTLYTRCISLLMKVCVVQTGCVKQGLGVRNLQRLKGLALAGRGISFIHRDQNREALRDLQLSLQAASGCASAGLWLTEVLWRLGRRREAVACWEENQSSSSPPLLQDAPLYLLDPQTGPSLDPADLRGRMEEFTKTQQHQGLPL; this is translated from the exons ATGGCAGTGATGTCTTACGAATCGGATACATGTTTGCTGGACCGATGGACTGAAGAAAATAACGCTATCGTAAACAAATGGAAG CAACACAATGACAAAGGAGATTGTGTTGAACAGGGCTCGCGACTACTAAAATCGTGCTATGAGGCGAGTCTTCAACTACTGCAGATGATACAAG gtgtGCCTGCGGTACATGACCGTGTCCAGCTGGAGTTGGCAGTGGTGTATAATTTCTGTATGTTCTCCTTCAGTCAAACACAACTCACTGAGGCAGAGATTCTCCTCACACATAGCCTGGAGAGAG CCCTGGGGGCTGAAGGTTGTGATGGACCACCTCCCTCCAACCCCCCAGTGTTCTGGCGTGTGGTTCTGGAGTCCCTGGGTCCAATGTCCTCCCTGTGCTCTTCCCTTCTGCAGCTGCTCTGTGTGCAGTGGGCCTTCTGGCTGTCTACCGTCAGATTGGGTCACATACTGGAGCTGCAG GGAGAGCTGCTGTCTCTTTTTGAGGGACTGGGTCTGGATGAGAGGGATGACACGAGGAAGGCAGGAGAGGAGGGTCTGGAGACGAGTGCGGTCAGACCCGCATTAGTTATACACCCCAGGGAGCTGAAGGACCTTCTGCACATCTGCACTGTTATCGCTCAGG GTGCTGAGCTGTTGTGTGAGGGGCGGTGGTCAGAGGCCCTGACCATTCTTCAGAGAGACCCCTCCCCATTGACCCCCAGAGACCTGTTCGCCCAGATACACACTCTCACCGGCCTCTGCCTCAGTAGCATg ggtCATCCCCATAGTGCTTTGCAGTGTTTTAGGAAGGCCCTGGAGACCGATGTGAGGTGTGTATCTGCACTGCAGCAGAGTGTCCTGGTTTACCGGCAGCTGGGAAACACACAAGCAGAGATCCAGGCTCTACGGCTACTACACTCA GTTTTGATGCTACCACCTGCCTCCCAGCCTACTGTTGCCTCAGGCCCTCTCATTGCTCCTGCCATTCTGCTTCCCGGCCAATCCCTGTCCAGTCTGCTGTCAGTCCCCTCTGCCCTCAGCGTGCTACACTGTCTGGCTCAGAAGTGTGTCCTCCATGGAAG TGTGTCAGAGGGAGTAGAGCACTACCTGGACCTCCTGGCTGCTCTTCAGTCAGACCAGCAGATGTCTCAAGTGCTCTCTGAGGCCCCTTCCCTGCCCAGGTTACCTGAGCTCTACCTGGAGACGGGCTCCTCCCTGCTGATGGCCCAGCGGCCTGACGACTGCCTGGTGCTCTGTGATGAGGTCATCAGTAAGACTGTAGATCTGCTCCCAGAGAGGCTACGGCTAGAGGAGCCGTTGGAGGATCCCATGGAGGAATCTGGGCATGACTCTGCAGACCGCCTGGGGTTAGTGCTGTGGTGTGGGGCTGCATACCTCCTCCAGGCCCACTGCTACTCCCACCTCAAGGACTGGAAGCAGGCTGTCACCCTCTACACCCG gTGCATCAGCCTTCTGATGAAGGTGTGTGTTGTACAGACAG GCTGTGTGAAGCAGGGGCTAGGGGTCAGGAACCTGCAGAGGCTGAAGGGGCTGGCCCTTGCAGGCAGAGGAATAAGCTTCATTCACAGAGACCAGAATAGGGAAGCCCTGAGAGACCTACAGCTCAGTCTGCAGGCTGCATCAG GGTGTGCTAGTGCTGGGCTGTGGCTGACCGAGGTGCTGTGGAGACTGGGGAGGAGACGGGAGGCTGTAGCCTGCTGGGAGGAGAACCAGAGTTCCAGCTCTCCTCCCTTGTTACA AGATGCTCCTTTGTACCTGCTGGACCCACAGACTGGCCCCTCCCTTGACCCAGCAGACCTCCGAGGTAGAATGGAGGAGTTTACCAAAACTCAGCAGCACCAGGGTCTCCCATTATAG
- the fancg gene encoding Fanconi anemia group G protein isoform X1: MAVMSYESDTCLLDRWTEENNAIVNKWKQHNDKGDCVEQGSRLLKSCYEASLQLLQMIQGVPAVHDRVQLELAVVYNFCMFSFSQTQLTEAEILLTHSLERALGAEGCDGPPPSNPPVFWRVVLESLGPMSSLCSSLLQLLCVQWAFWLSTVRLGHILELQGELLSLFEGLGLDERDDTRKAGEEGLETSAVRPALVIHPRELKDLLHICTVIAQGAELLCEGRWSEALTILQRDPSPLTPRDLFAQIHTLTGLCLSSMGHPHSALQCFRKALETDVRCVSALQQSVLVYRQLGNTQAEIQALRLLHSVLMLPPASQPTVASGPLIAPAILLPGQSLSSLLSVPSALSVLHCLAQKCVLHGSVSEGVEHYLDLLAALQSDQQMSQVLSEAPSLPRLPELYLETGSSLLMAQRPDDCLVLCDEVISKTVDLLPERLRLEEPLEDPMEESGHDSADRLGLVLWCGAAYLLQAHCYSHLKDWKQAVTLYTRCISLLMKVCVVQTAGCVKQGLGVRNLQRLKGLALAGRGISFIHRDQNREALRDLQLSLQAASGCASAGLWLTEVLWRLGRRREAVACWEENQSSSSPPLLQDAPLYLLDPQTGPSLDPADLRGRMEEFTKTQQHQGLPL, encoded by the exons ATGGCAGTGATGTCTTACGAATCGGATACATGTTTGCTGGACCGATGGACTGAAGAAAATAACGCTATCGTAAACAAATGGAAG CAACACAATGACAAAGGAGATTGTGTTGAACAGGGCTCGCGACTACTAAAATCGTGCTATGAGGCGAGTCTTCAACTACTGCAGATGATACAAG gtgtGCCTGCGGTACATGACCGTGTCCAGCTGGAGTTGGCAGTGGTGTATAATTTCTGTATGTTCTCCTTCAGTCAAACACAACTCACTGAGGCAGAGATTCTCCTCACACATAGCCTGGAGAGAG CCCTGGGGGCTGAAGGTTGTGATGGACCACCTCCCTCCAACCCCCCAGTGTTCTGGCGTGTGGTTCTGGAGTCCCTGGGTCCAATGTCCTCCCTGTGCTCTTCCCTTCTGCAGCTGCTCTGTGTGCAGTGGGCCTTCTGGCTGTCTACCGTCAGATTGGGTCACATACTGGAGCTGCAG GGAGAGCTGCTGTCTCTTTTTGAGGGACTGGGTCTGGATGAGAGGGATGACACGAGGAAGGCAGGAGAGGAGGGTCTGGAGACGAGTGCGGTCAGACCCGCATTAGTTATACACCCCAGGGAGCTGAAGGACCTTCTGCACATCTGCACTGTTATCGCTCAGG GTGCTGAGCTGTTGTGTGAGGGGCGGTGGTCAGAGGCCCTGACCATTCTTCAGAGAGACCCCTCCCCATTGACCCCCAGAGACCTGTTCGCCCAGATACACACTCTCACCGGCCTCTGCCTCAGTAGCATg ggtCATCCCCATAGTGCTTTGCAGTGTTTTAGGAAGGCCCTGGAGACCGATGTGAGGTGTGTATCTGCACTGCAGCAGAGTGTCCTGGTTTACCGGCAGCTGGGAAACACACAAGCAGAGATCCAGGCTCTACGGCTACTACACTCA GTTTTGATGCTACCACCTGCCTCCCAGCCTACTGTTGCCTCAGGCCCTCTCATTGCTCCTGCCATTCTGCTTCCCGGCCAATCCCTGTCCAGTCTGCTGTCAGTCCCCTCTGCCCTCAGCGTGCTACACTGTCTGGCTCAGAAGTGTGTCCTCCATGGAAG TGTGTCAGAGGGAGTAGAGCACTACCTGGACCTCCTGGCTGCTCTTCAGTCAGACCAGCAGATGTCTCAAGTGCTCTCTGAGGCCCCTTCCCTGCCCAGGTTACCTGAGCTCTACCTGGAGACGGGCTCCTCCCTGCTGATGGCCCAGCGGCCTGACGACTGCCTGGTGCTCTGTGATGAGGTCATCAGTAAGACTGTAGATCTGCTCCCAGAGAGGCTACGGCTAGAGGAGCCGTTGGAGGATCCCATGGAGGAATCTGGGCATGACTCTGCAGACCGCCTGGGGTTAGTGCTGTGGTGTGGGGCTGCATACCTCCTCCAGGCCCACTGCTACTCCCACCTCAAGGACTGGAAGCAGGCTGTCACCCTCTACACCCG gTGCATCAGCCTTCTGATGAAGGTGTGTGTTGTACAGACAG CAGGCTGTGTGAAGCAGGGGCTAGGGGTCAGGAACCTGCAGAGGCTGAAGGGGCTGGCCCTTGCAGGCAGAGGAATAAGCTTCATTCACAGAGACCAGAATAGGGAAGCCCTGAGAGACCTACAGCTCAGTCTGCAGGCTGCATCAG GGTGTGCTAGTGCTGGGCTGTGGCTGACCGAGGTGCTGTGGAGACTGGGGAGGAGACGGGAGGCTGTAGCCTGCTGGGAGGAGAACCAGAGTTCCAGCTCTCCTCCCTTGTTACA AGATGCTCCTTTGTACCTGCTGGACCCACAGACTGGCCCCTCCCTTGACCCAGCAGACCTCCGAGGTAGAATGGAGGAGTTTACCAAAACTCAGCAGCACCAGGGTCTCCCATTATAG
- the fancg gene encoding Fanconi anemia group G protein isoform X3, with amino-acid sequence MAVMSYESDTCLLDRWTEENNAIVNKWKQHNDKGDCVEQGSRLLKSCYEASLQLLQMIQVKHNSLRQRFSSHIAWRELLCVQWAFWLSTVRLGHILELQGELLSLFEGLGLDERDDTRKAGEEGLETSAVRPALVIHPRELKDLLHICTVIAQGAELLCEGRWSEALTILQRDPSPLTPRDLFAQIHTLTGLCLSSMGHPHSALQCFRKALETDVRCVSALQQSVLVYRQLGNTQAEIQALRLLHSVLMLPPASQPTVASGPLIAPAILLPGQSLSSLLSVPSALSVLHCLAQKCVLHGSVSEGVEHYLDLLAALQSDQQMSQVLSEAPSLPRLPELYLETGSSLLMAQRPDDCLVLCDEVISKTVDLLPERLRLEEPLEDPMEESGHDSADRLGLVLWCGAAYLLQAHCYSHLKDWKQAVTLYTRCISLLMKVCVVQTAGCVKQGLGVRNLQRLKGLALAGRGISFIHRDQNREALRDLQLSLQAASGCASAGLWLTEVLWRLGRRREAVACWEENQSSSSPPLLQDAPLYLLDPQTGPSLDPADLRGRMEEFTKTQQHQGLPL; translated from the exons ATGGCAGTGATGTCTTACGAATCGGATACATGTTTGCTGGACCGATGGACTGAAGAAAATAACGCTATCGTAAACAAATGGAAG CAACACAATGACAAAGGAGATTGTGTTGAACAGGGCTCGCGACTACTAAAATCGTGCTATGAGGCGAGTCTTCAACTACTGCAGATGATACAAG TCAAACACAACTCACTGAGGCAGAGATTCTCCTCACACATAGCCTGGAGAGAG CTGCTCTGTGTGCAGTGGGCCTTCTGGCTGTCTACCGTCAGATTGGGTCACATACTGGAGCTGCAG GGAGAGCTGCTGTCTCTTTTTGAGGGACTGGGTCTGGATGAGAGGGATGACACGAGGAAGGCAGGAGAGGAGGGTCTGGAGACGAGTGCGGTCAGACCCGCATTAGTTATACACCCCAGGGAGCTGAAGGACCTTCTGCACATCTGCACTGTTATCGCTCAGG GTGCTGAGCTGTTGTGTGAGGGGCGGTGGTCAGAGGCCCTGACCATTCTTCAGAGAGACCCCTCCCCATTGACCCCCAGAGACCTGTTCGCCCAGATACACACTCTCACCGGCCTCTGCCTCAGTAGCATg ggtCATCCCCATAGTGCTTTGCAGTGTTTTAGGAAGGCCCTGGAGACCGATGTGAGGTGTGTATCTGCACTGCAGCAGAGTGTCCTGGTTTACCGGCAGCTGGGAAACACACAAGCAGAGATCCAGGCTCTACGGCTACTACACTCA GTTTTGATGCTACCACCTGCCTCCCAGCCTACTGTTGCCTCAGGCCCTCTCATTGCTCCTGCCATTCTGCTTCCCGGCCAATCCCTGTCCAGTCTGCTGTCAGTCCCCTCTGCCCTCAGCGTGCTACACTGTCTGGCTCAGAAGTGTGTCCTCCATGGAAG TGTGTCAGAGGGAGTAGAGCACTACCTGGACCTCCTGGCTGCTCTTCAGTCAGACCAGCAGATGTCTCAAGTGCTCTCTGAGGCCCCTTCCCTGCCCAGGTTACCTGAGCTCTACCTGGAGACGGGCTCCTCCCTGCTGATGGCCCAGCGGCCTGACGACTGCCTGGTGCTCTGTGATGAGGTCATCAGTAAGACTGTAGATCTGCTCCCAGAGAGGCTACGGCTAGAGGAGCCGTTGGAGGATCCCATGGAGGAATCTGGGCATGACTCTGCAGACCGCCTGGGGTTAGTGCTGTGGTGTGGGGCTGCATACCTCCTCCAGGCCCACTGCTACTCCCACCTCAAGGACTGGAAGCAGGCTGTCACCCTCTACACCCG gTGCATCAGCCTTCTGATGAAGGTGTGTGTTGTACAGACAG CAGGCTGTGTGAAGCAGGGGCTAGGGGTCAGGAACCTGCAGAGGCTGAAGGGGCTGGCCCTTGCAGGCAGAGGAATAAGCTTCATTCACAGAGACCAGAATAGGGAAGCCCTGAGAGACCTACAGCTCAGTCTGCAGGCTGCATCAG GGTGTGCTAGTGCTGGGCTGTGGCTGACCGAGGTGCTGTGGAGACTGGGGAGGAGACGGGAGGCTGTAGCCTGCTGGGAGGAGAACCAGAGTTCCAGCTCTCCTCCCTTGTTACA AGATGCTCCTTTGTACCTGCTGGACCCACAGACTGGCCCCTCCCTTGACCCAGCAGACCTCCGAGGTAGAATGGAGGAGTTTACCAAAACTCAGCAGCACCAGGGTCTCCCATTATAG
- the fancg gene encoding Fanconi anemia group G protein isoform X4: MTVSSWSWQWCIISVCSPSVKHNSLRQRFSSHIAWRELLCVQWAFWLSTVRLGHILELQGELLSLFEGLGLDERDDTRKAGEEGLETSAVRPALVIHPRELKDLLHICTVIAQGAELLCEGRWSEALTILQRDPSPLTPRDLFAQIHTLTGLCLSSMGHPHSALQCFRKALETDVRCVSALQQSVLVYRQLGNTQAEIQALRLLHSVLMLPPASQPTVASGPLIAPAILLPGQSLSSLLSVPSALSVLHCLAQKCVLHGSVSEGVEHYLDLLAALQSDQQMSQVLSEAPSLPRLPELYLETGSSLLMAQRPDDCLVLCDEVISKTVDLLPERLRLEEPLEDPMEESGHDSADRLGLVLWCGAAYLLQAHCYSHLKDWKQAVTLYTRCISLLMKVCVVQTAGCVKQGLGVRNLQRLKGLALAGRGISFIHRDQNREALRDLQLSLQAASGCASAGLWLTEVLWRLGRRREAVACWEENQSSSSPPLLQDAPLYLLDPQTGPSLDPADLRGRMEEFTKTQQHQGLPL, encoded by the exons ATGACCGTGTCCAGCTGGAGTTGGCAGTGGTGTATAATTTCTGTATGTTCTCCTTCAGTCAAACACAACTCACTGAGGCAGAGATTCTCCTCACACATAGCCTGGAGAGAG CTGCTCTGTGTGCAGTGGGCCTTCTGGCTGTCTACCGTCAGATTGGGTCACATACTGGAGCTGCAG GGAGAGCTGCTGTCTCTTTTTGAGGGACTGGGTCTGGATGAGAGGGATGACACGAGGAAGGCAGGAGAGGAGGGTCTGGAGACGAGTGCGGTCAGACCCGCATTAGTTATACACCCCAGGGAGCTGAAGGACCTTCTGCACATCTGCACTGTTATCGCTCAGG GTGCTGAGCTGTTGTGTGAGGGGCGGTGGTCAGAGGCCCTGACCATTCTTCAGAGAGACCCCTCCCCATTGACCCCCAGAGACCTGTTCGCCCAGATACACACTCTCACCGGCCTCTGCCTCAGTAGCATg ggtCATCCCCATAGTGCTTTGCAGTGTTTTAGGAAGGCCCTGGAGACCGATGTGAGGTGTGTATCTGCACTGCAGCAGAGTGTCCTGGTTTACCGGCAGCTGGGAAACACACAAGCAGAGATCCAGGCTCTACGGCTACTACACTCA GTTTTGATGCTACCACCTGCCTCCCAGCCTACTGTTGCCTCAGGCCCTCTCATTGCTCCTGCCATTCTGCTTCCCGGCCAATCCCTGTCCAGTCTGCTGTCAGTCCCCTCTGCCCTCAGCGTGCTACACTGTCTGGCTCAGAAGTGTGTCCTCCATGGAAG TGTGTCAGAGGGAGTAGAGCACTACCTGGACCTCCTGGCTGCTCTTCAGTCAGACCAGCAGATGTCTCAAGTGCTCTCTGAGGCCCCTTCCCTGCCCAGGTTACCTGAGCTCTACCTGGAGACGGGCTCCTCCCTGCTGATGGCCCAGCGGCCTGACGACTGCCTGGTGCTCTGTGATGAGGTCATCAGTAAGACTGTAGATCTGCTCCCAGAGAGGCTACGGCTAGAGGAGCCGTTGGAGGATCCCATGGAGGAATCTGGGCATGACTCTGCAGACCGCCTGGGGTTAGTGCTGTGGTGTGGGGCTGCATACCTCCTCCAGGCCCACTGCTACTCCCACCTCAAGGACTGGAAGCAGGCTGTCACCCTCTACACCCG gTGCATCAGCCTTCTGATGAAGGTGTGTGTTGTACAGACAG CAGGCTGTGTGAAGCAGGGGCTAGGGGTCAGGAACCTGCAGAGGCTGAAGGGGCTGGCCCTTGCAGGCAGAGGAATAAGCTTCATTCACAGAGACCAGAATAGGGAAGCCCTGAGAGACCTACAGCTCAGTCTGCAGGCTGCATCAG GGTGTGCTAGTGCTGGGCTGTGGCTGACCGAGGTGCTGTGGAGACTGGGGAGGAGACGGGAGGCTGTAGCCTGCTGGGAGGAGAACCAGAGTTCCAGCTCTCCTCCCTTGTTACA AGATGCTCCTTTGTACCTGCTGGACCCACAGACTGGCCCCTCCCTTGACCCAGCAGACCTCCGAGGTAGAATGGAGGAGTTTACCAAAACTCAGCAGCACCAGGGTCTCCCATTATAG